The Anabas testudineus chromosome 1, fAnaTes1.2, whole genome shotgun sequence genomic sequence tgttttttcatttaaaaatcatctgcTTAGTCAGCTATGAATCAAATAATGTCTGACAGTCAGATTATTTGATTTACAggtattagattagatttttgcagaaaaaaaataaataaataatgatcaaTGTCCTGACATGTCCAAACAGAAGTCAGAGCtcatttgaaaatgttacaATGCGTACAGGACAAACTTTAGATGACACATCCTCTGTGTAAGCTACTGAGTAGAAAACGTCAAACCACAACAGGTCATGAACTTATCTCCTTTacagacaaacagcaacatacacacacacacacacacacacacacacacacacacacacacacacacacacacacacatagcggACTGACCTGTGCATTGGACCTTCAGTGTGTTGCTCAGCTTCAGCTCTGCTCCGGCCTCAGTGATGTGAGAACAATTCTGCACTTTTCCACCTTTTTTCCAAGACAAACTATTTGTACAACCTTTCTTGTGCTTACAGACATCTTGCAAAAGATCCCTCACACTCTCGTGACAGACACGTGAGGAGGCAGAGGGATGATGGAGGATTACGTCTCCTTCACATTGACCCGTCCACTTGATAGATAAGAAGCCCAGAACAGGTGTCCTGAGGTTGGAGGGGGGGGTGGTGGAAGCACCATggttaggacaggagcagggAGTGCTGCTGATTGGAGTGGATTCGTTGCCGTGAGTCTGAGGTGCCGTTGAGTTTGCTTCTCCGGGATAAACgtctgtaaaaacaacaattaacatgtataatataataatacacaaatatatatttctctTGAATACGTAAAATAATACAGTGGATATGAGATCTCTGAGAGCAACACAAGGTAAATAATCATCCAAAGTCATCCGCTGCAAAGTGCTAGCACATACGTAACAGGCCGTGCAGCTACATATACAAGGAGCCACAGTGTTACAGGTCTAACAATGGTTCATCCTTGGGCCCCTCAAACATTATTTCTATGATACTGATAATGCAAATAGTCGTATTATGTCCTGTTGGCTTTAAATTGTGATTCAAAAAGCacctttaaataattttaagagcataatttacatttttctacATAGCGCACATCATTTTATTccattctttatatttttagtcAAACGATGGGTGAGTACAACATATCTTTTTTGCTTTCAGATTGGATGCTGCACTAACCCACTATTTATTGAGCCACTGGAGCCTGTATTTACTGTAGAGTAAAATATGATATCAGGAACCTTGACGGTATATTCAACCATGAAGCCAAATGGTAGTTTTCTTCACTCAGTCCCACACAAACCGTGCTGCTCCAACCAATGTTCACTACTGCTTACACTATCACAGCGTAGCTCATTGTATAGTTTGACCAACATAAGATCCAACATAAGACCTACCACTCAAAATCTTTTTACAGCCTTCTTTAAAATGGGTTTAATTTATTGCACGactgttaaacattaaattattaaatgtaaagattaaattattaaattaaagatgTTAAGTTCCACCAATACTCTGCCCAGTTGTAAGGCACAGAgatattatatgttttataattaGCCATTAGTTAGGatagaattaatttatttgatttgaattgtattattactatttattttttaaaatgtgtttttattattatgacatACATGGTCATGATCTCCTTTAAAATCAGACATCTAGTAAGTATACTATaagtatatttatacatatgtTACTTATTTATACTTATTCTTACATACATGATAAATACTATATAAAACTTTCCAAACAATCATTTCTTACTGCATGTAAAGTCccattttgcttttgcttttgtttttcttattggACTTATCTTATTGTCAGCATCAGTAGAGCACATTGAACCTGTGTGAAAGCTGCTATTCAAATTCAGCCTTGAATTACTGATTTAATGTCCGTGTGTACAGTAAATTAGATTATAAAAGAATGACTGGACGCTTCTAGTTGGACACTGACATTCAGAATGAATACTGAAGACGGCTCTAAAGCCAACGGCAGCCCAAAGACCTAAATGTTTCAGATTCATATTCCAAAATCAAATCAGCCATTAATTGATAAAATTTTAGGTATTGGTATTTTAAGCATGACATTTGAGGTTAAGATCAGATAAGATTTTTAAACCACAGAGGACATGATCGAAATGAACTCCACCTTTCTGAACTGTAATGTTGATCTGACAAACAATACAACAATTATATTCTGGAATTTATCTTATTATCCTATTTATCTTAAAATAGTATATTCTGTACAATCAGTACTTGCTTGTGTTTTACTTGCATGGTGGTACTTCTTTTACACACGTAGTTGCTAC encodes the following:
- the LOC113162660 gene encoding uncharacterized protein LOC113162660; this translates as MDLRTAVTLAAFLLMTADVYPGEANSTAPQTHGNESTPISSTPCSCPNHGASTTPPSNLRTPVLGFLSIKWTGQCEGDVILHHPSASSRVCHESVRDLLQDVCKHKKGCTNSLSWKKGGKVQNCSHITEAGAELKLSNTLKVQCTVETSPDIKGQLQTYRVMTALLSCVLVIILLIRFTRPTVQALQRRLSDRRQNRWIGPTQSHSVSYHRGKTVKNDEGEKRFSYPRSRATDSE